In Selenomonadales bacterium, the genomic stretch GGCACGATCTGCATAATGCGGGTCATACATAAACTTAATATGATCTATCTGTTTGTTGATCGGTTCGTCTGTCGGATTGGTAAATGTGCATCGAATATAATAGGTGTCCTTTTTTTGATACGTGTCTACTGCAAGGGTAAGCGCAGACAACGCTTGTTCGGATGATGTGTCTGCTTCCTCTGCCCATACGCACGGCATCATAGCCATCATCCATATACATACCGTCAATATCAATCGTAATCACATGTCCGTTCCCTCCCGAGTATCGTTATTCACATTATAACATTTTTTATGTGGTGCCAAAACAAAAAACGCTCCTCGTTATGAGGAGCGTATCTTTTACTTACAGGGAGAGGCGCGTTTTGATGCGTTCTACTGCTTTGATGGTGTTTTCTTTGTTGCCGAATGCGGTCAAACGGAAGTAGCCTTCGCCCGACGGACCGAAGCCTGCGCCCGGAGTACCGACGATGTGTGCTTCGTTGAGGAGTTTGTCGAAGAAGCTCCACGAATCCATGTTGTTCGGTGTTTTGAGCCAGATGTACGGAGCGTTGACGCCGCCGTAGAAGGTGAGGCCTGCTTCAGCAAGACCTTCACGGATGATCTTAGCGTTTTCCATGTAGTAGCCGACCATAGCTTGTACTTGTTTTTTGCCTTCTTCTGTATAGATGGCAGCCGCACCGCGCTGGGTGATGTACGGTGTGCCGTTAAATTTCGTCGTCTGACGGCGGTTCCAAAGACGGTTGAGGGATACTTCCTGGCCGTCTTTCGTTTTGCCCATGAGTTCTTTCGGAACGACTGTGTATGCACAGCGCGTGCCTGTGAAGCCTGCATTTTTGGAGAAGGAGCGGAATTCGATAGCAACTTCGCGTGCGCCTTCTACTTCGTAGATGCTGCGCGGCACGTCTTCTTCGGTGATGTATGCTTCATAAGCGGAGTCGAAGAGGATGATGGAGTCGTTTTCTTTTGCATATGCGACCCATGCTTTGAGCTGGTCTTTGGAGAGCGTCGTACCTGTCGGGTTGTTCGGCGAGCAGAGGTAGATAAGGTCTACTCGTTCGGACGGGAAGGAAGGAACGAAGCCGTTTTCAGCGGTGCATGGCATATATGTTACGCCTTCGAACATGCCGTCAACGATGTTGCCTGTACGGCCTGCCATGACGTTCGTGTCAAGGTATACAGGGTATACAGGGTCGGTGATGGCAACTTTGTTTTCGAGACCGAAGATCTCCTGGATGTTGCCGACGTCACATTTAGAGCCGTCGCTGATGAATACTTCATCTTCAGCGATCGTGATGCCGCGTGCTGCGTAGTCATGTTCGATGATCTGCTGGATAAGGAAAGCATAACCTTGTTCCGGACCGTAACCGCGGAAGGTTTCTGCTTTTGCCATTTCGTCAACTGCTTGGTGCATTGCTTCGATGGAAGCAGGTGCGAGCGGCTGCGTAACGTCACCGATACCAAGACGGATGATGTCGGCATCTGGATGTTCTTCTTTAAATTTGTTAACGCGGCGAG encodes the following:
- a CDS encoding LL-diaminopimelate aminotransferase → MALVNENYLKLPGSYLFAEIARRVNKFKEEHPDADIIRLGIGDVTQPLAPASIEAMHQAVDEMAKAETFRGYGPEQGYAFLIQQIIEHDYAARGITIAEDEVFISDGSKCDVGNIQEIFGLENKVAITDPVYPVYLDTNVMAGRTGNIVDGMFEGVTYMPCTAENGFVPSFPSERVDLIYLCSPNNPTGTTLSKDQLKAWVAYAKENDSIILFDSAYEAYITEEDVPRSIYEVEGAREVAIEFRSFSKNAGFTGTRCAYTVVPKELMGKTKDGQEVSLNRLWNRRQTTKFNGTPYITQRGAAAIYTEEGKKQVQAMVGYYMENAKIIREGLAEAGLTFYGGVNAPYIWLKTPNNMDSWSFFDKLLNEAHIVGTPGAGFGPSGEGYFRLTAFGNKENTIKAVERIKTRLSL